Proteins encoded in a region of the Streptomyces sp. NBC_01471 genome:
- a CDS encoding copper chaperone PCu(A)C encodes MKNLLPARLRASLTAVGAPVVACGLALAGLSAWTTHGNAGRPPRIAVTQGHAFLRLGTTPETAAFFTITNTGGSADRLLSVTSPRAAAPPALSQHRMTPSGAYRRPVATATVPAGEGLTMAPAGIDVTVRPNSDWQEGEHIPFTLRFEHAKPVTALATVVRPGHNTA; translated from the coding sequence GTGAAGAACCTCCTGCCCGCCCGGTTGCGTGCTTCGCTGACCGCTGTCGGTGCGCCCGTTGTCGCGTGCGGGCTCGCCCTCGCCGGGCTCAGCGCCTGGACCACACACGGCAACGCGGGCAGGCCCCCGCGCATCGCCGTCACGCAAGGCCACGCCTTCCTCCGGCTCGGTACGACACCGGAGACCGCCGCCTTCTTCACCATCACCAACACCGGTGGCTCGGCCGACCGTCTCCTCTCCGTCACCTCGCCGCGCGCGGCAGCACCGCCCGCCCTGAGCCAGCACCGGATGACCCCCTCCGGGGCCTACCGGCGGCCTGTTGCCACCGCGACGGTTCCGGCCGGGGAAGGCCTCACCATGGCCCCGGCCGGCATCGACGTGACAGTCCGCCCGAACAGCGACTGGCAGGAGGGAGAGCACATTCCCTTCACCCTGCGCTTCGAACATGCCAAGCCCGTCACCGCGCTGGCGACCGTCGTGCGACCTGGCCACAACACCGCGTGA
- a CDS encoding helix-turn-helix transcriptional regulator, whose protein sequence is MAPDDNDSHAIEVHLDRMLSARGMTLAELASRVGVTNVNLSILKNGRARAIRFTTLTRICEVLDCQPGDLLTYRGAEDKPRP, encoded by the coding sequence ATGGCCCCGGACGACAACGACAGCCACGCGATCGAGGTTCACCTCGACCGTATGCTCAGCGCCCGCGGCATGACTCTCGCGGAGCTTGCCTCCCGGGTCGGCGTGACCAATGTGAACCTGTCCATCCTGAAGAATGGCCGGGCCCGCGCGATCCGCTTCACCACGTTGACCCGCATCTGCGAGGTTCTCGACTGCCAGCCAGGCGATCTGCTCACGTACCGAGGTGCCGAGGACAAGCCGCGGCCGTAG